From Coffea arabica cultivar ET-39 chromosome 2e, Coffea Arabica ET-39 HiFi, whole genome shotgun sequence, the proteins below share one genomic window:
- the LOC140036379 gene encoding uncharacterized protein, which produces MYEIQKSNPDSSIILKTVDGTSKGQQRFQKLYMCFHGVKQGFLVGCRPLIGVDDTFLKGTVGGVLLIAVGLDANNSIFPVAYAAVEGENKESWTWFFKLLKEDLKIERDYKWAIMNDKHKGLIQACGHVFPNAAHRFGVKHLHNNFSTSGFKGEALRRALWAATKATIPAEFISKMEDMAAIDLDATKWFDDKPPSQWSRTHFSTYLKYDVLLNNICGCFNRKILDARKEPIIEMMKLPRLYMMQRMQQNRDIAR; this is translated from the coding sequence ATGTATGAAATTCAGAAATCTAATCCTGATAGCTCTATCATATTAAAGACTGTAGATGGCACTTCAAAAGGGCAGCAAAGGTTCCAAAAACTTTACATGTGTTTTCATGGAGTGAAACAAGGCTTTTTAGTTGGGTGTAGGCCCTTGATTGGGGTAGATGACACATTTTTGAAAGGAACAGTAGGAGGGGTTCTATTAATTGCTGTTGGACTAGATGCTAATAATAGCATTTTTCCAGTTGCATATGCCGCAGTTGAGGGTGAAAACAAGGAATCCTGGACATGGTTCTTCAAGTTACTTAAAGAAGAtttgaaaattgagagagaTTATAAATGGGCTATCATGAATGACAAGCACAAGGGACTAATTCAGGCTTGTGGTCATGTTTTTCCAAATGCAGCTCATAGATTTGGTGTAAAGCACTTACACAACAATTTTTCTACTTCTGGGTTCAAAGGGGAAGCTCTAAGGAGAGCATTGTGGGCAGCTACAAAGGCAACTATACCAGCAGAATTTATTAGCAAAATGGAAGACATGGCAGCAATTGACTTGGATGCTACCAAGTGGTTTGATGATAAACCACCATCTCAATGGAGTAGAACTCACTTTAGCACCTATTTGAAGTATGATGTCCTATTGAATAATATTTGTGGATGTTTCAACAGGAAAATTTTGGATGCTAGAAAGGAGCCAATCATTGAAATGATGAAATTACCAAGGCTGTATATGATGCAAAGAATGCAGCAGAATAGAGACATTGCTAGATAG